The DNA sequence TGCAATTGTAGATGTAATGATCACAATCAAGGTTGAGAATGAATGGGCCATTCGACAAAATTGCAGATGCTCGAACTAATGCATTCATGGCACCGGCTTTCTTGTTGTGATCATAACCTGGTCGTTTCTCCCGAGAAACATATACAAACATTGGCAACCGTGTATCAACCTCGGTGAAGTCTAGAATCTTGTCATCATCGGCACTTCCAAATAACGGATCGGGACTTGGTGGCTTCAACATCACCTATATTCATTAAATGCCAAAAAGTTGGATTAAAATAGTactattatatatgaaattgatgttaaaTTGATTCTTGGATATGTCatcatatctttttttattttaatagttactTAAATTGCTAGCCAAGTAGCAACAAAGGTTGGCCCAGTTTATAAGGAATGAATTTATCACACAAGGACGACATAGGTTTGATTCCCGATCCTGATGTGTTGTATTAAGCCTTGAAGTCTATCTTGATCTGATTTTATGTAAGCCCCCAAGACTGAACTCCTCTAaacttttttaagtaaaaaaaatgctagctaGGTGTAGTACCTGAAGTATTCCAGCATGATCACCCTTAGCATGTTCACTAGAAGGAGTAGCCCAAGTACCAGGCCAGTGGGTGCCATCAGCCATCCATGTGGACTTTAACACTTTGACAGGCTCAGAAGGGTCAGCCCCACTCTCCTTCATATGCTTCATCATCTTCATTTCCTCTCTCGCATTAAATGCATCAGATCTTCTCCTTATGGAATCTGGTAGGCCATTTATGCGTACCTTGAACTCATCATACTCCCTCTTAACCCTCCTTCTGTCCTTGACAAAATCTGTCCTGCTTTTGTTCTTGGTAGGATCAACTTTTAAGCTAAAATACGATTCTGGATTCCTCGGCTCGATGTTGTGCTTTCGGCAAAAGGGAACCCATAAATCAGCAAAACTTGCAGCCTCAGCCATGGCTTCGAAAGTCAAGAGAGCACCTCCATCATCAGAAATGTAACACGCAAGCTTTTCAACAGGGTAATCAACTGCTAATATGGAAAGAATGGTATTGGCAGTGGTTAGAGGTGGCTCCTTCTCAGGATCAGCAGTGGACACAAAGAGGTCCATACCGGGTAGATCAGATCGCCCTGTGGGATTTGATGGGGATGGACTATCAAATTTTTCGTGAAGGACTGCAAGGTCAGTGGAACGATTCACAGGGCAAAGCTTTGGAACTTGATCTAGAATCCATGAGAAGCCAAACCATATCTCACATGTAATTGACATAATCCACAACCAAACTGCATCTTTATTTGGATTTACCACTCtccaatgtaaaaaaaagatCAATACCACAAATCTCACCAAGATAAGTAACCTGCAAATAGATATAGATATAGACATATATTTAGTCATgtaacaataattattattatcattataattaCAAACTATGGGAAGTATATATAACTTGATGAAATTAACCTGTAAGGACTTATGATGCCTGATGGAATTGGTGTTACCCGGCTCAAAGGCTTCCACGGCTTCTCTGGATCCAGCATTCCTGCCTTTAGGGCATCATCACCATACATGTCATCTTGAGGCCAATATGCATTACCAACTCCGTAGGTACCTTGAGTCTCAAACAACCACTTGTTATGATCAAATTCTCCATTTTGATTTCTCTTCATAACTGACATGTTGTTTGGATTGCGTTTGGAACCATTTGGGGCTGGCAATGGCAATGCCCCATTGTTGGAATACTGATCTGTGAGGTCTTCCTCATATTCCCCCACTTTATATGGCTCCTTGCAACCGGGACACATACCAGATTCTTTTTGTGCATCTATAAAGCAATCTCTACAAATCTTGTAcctaaatttgaattattattatgtaatttagTTAGTTCCTCTTAATTTCTCAACAaggaatcaaataaaaataatgtcaaaattaagatatgataataataataataatcaatttccACATACCTACACTCACAGGGAGTGACATCACGTCCCCTCTCATCCCTCATGACCCTGCCATCACAAATTGAACATAGAGAGCCTTTGGAGCCTGCCATTTGAGGATGAGTGACTTCAGAATCAATGACCTTATCCATTAGATGCGCTCTAGTCACGCTGTTGAATCCACCGGtaaataaagaattagaaaCATATTGTTCTTCAGCTTTCATTGCAACAGATGAGTCCATGGGTTGATTGTCTGGGGTAGGAGGAATATGAACAGTGTAGTTCATGTAATCCCCTGATAAGTCTGAAGACACATCAATTTCATCCCTTGAAAGACTCACATATCTCCCACTTGAAGTTCTTCTCGCAAACTTAACACTTGGCCCGCCAGAGCTTTGTGACCCTTGAGATGTTGATCCTCCTGAATTACGTCCAGATTTCTTCGAAGATTGCCTATTAATGGATGACATTGTTTCTAATTGCTACACCTTACACCTacacctctaaaatttaattactacttttctagtaattaattaacaaagtcGATCTACATGTACATTGTATCTGATTGATAAATAGCTTTAtgaagagaaattaaattaaacgagaaatgtaaataaaattacacCAACTTTAATTTACCATGCATGGCAAGATCTATTGGATGTTGAACATGTTATAGCTACAATTAAAGATAAGAATGGAAGTTCAAATTATTCATGGTAAGAGAACAAGAGTGGTTAGAGAGGAGAAGTTTGATTGACAATGAAAGATTTGTCAAGAGCATAGAATGTTGGTAGAGAAGAAGAATGATTTATGGTGCGAGACCAAGTCTATCTTACAATGCTATTTTCAGGAGTCTCACTTCCGAATTCATAGAAGTGTGTcgctctctatctctctctataCATTTGTAAACTATTTGATTTTATAACTTTTCTATTTAGGTTCAATCTTCAACTCTTTCTATTGTTAGACTTTATTTGgtttaaattttgttcatattctacttttaatttttatatgatcaaattattttattaatttggttAAAGAAGTTTATGTATTTTGAAGGGGGGGAAACCTTGGTCTATTATAAGGGATATTTTTACGTACGTACTAATAAAacatcaattaaataattactaaggaaaaatatattgacaCCAATATATAGGATGGAAGACTCATGATAGGGTTTTGTGTGAGATCTCAGAATGATGCAACACCAAGAAAGTAAATGAATGGGTTGGTGACCTCCCATGCACTTGATGGCGAGGCTGGATCTCCTATATATATAGTCCTATGTCTTACAAAAAGATGCCTCTGATTTTAATGGACTCTCTTGCTATTTTACTTGAAGAATTTGATGTCATTAACCTAGTGAAAACTGCTAGTgtgtttgtatatatatatatatatatatatatatatatatatatatatatatatatatatatatatatataataatgagGTGGATCTGATTGGGAATGGTTTGAACAAATTGGCCCGTGCAtgtcttaaaatttatatttctaaataaGAGTATGGTGCAGGGAGCAATCCTTGGAAAGGCACCTTAGttgttttgataaattttaagaataataacTCCAACTTTCCTTgatcatatttaatttgttatgaTAATTAAGATCGAATAAAGCGATGAATCaggttatatataaaataaacaagataaAGATAGTTCAGGTTATATATATGTACGTATAACTTTCACAAGTaactaattttcaataaaagcattcttaataatataaaatccaAACCATGACGATTTCTATACAAAGATAATGTTTAACAATAgagtttataaaatttgatagtATTTCACAATAACAAAGGTCTTGTAAATTTTACCTTTGATTTTGAgaacttttaataattaaagtagttaaaacaaaaacacacacaaagTCATGTATCGACACAGCAAAAAATTAATgccttaattttaaaatcatgggCATGCAATTCTTTTAAATGTTGCAGTATATGTAGTAATAGAACATTTGTTATACCCTAAATTTAGTTGTGTAATAtgcaacaaattaaattttgttcaagaaaaataattcaaacatttcttatttttatttttaaattacaagaatgctattgttttaatatttatatatgagaAATAAATTGTTGTCATTTAGCGACCAAAGTTTTTAGCCGCTATTTctatgtgtttttgtttttgtttttagacACCCAGCAACTGATTTCTGGATTGGCAgctatttttaaagttttcagCAAATGATATTATTCGGTCTCTGTGTGGCGCTTTAAATAGTGTTTTAATTAGGGACATCAATGCAGTCGCAAATTATAAATCAGACTCGGTTGCTGATATGAATATAAAAGATGGTTACTTTGCTGCAGAATTAGCGACCGATGTTTATGTgactttgatttaatttatataattaaattaaaaaaaattgattttgaatgagATTAGCAAAAATAGTGCAcatatgtaataaataatttgacaaaatattgatttaattatttacataatcaaataatttttttatcaatataaattattttagatttttaacaaatatgtcTATGCATGAGAGAATTAATTCGCCGAAAACTACATATTCATagaaaaaactattaaattttCTGTAATTTTTAATGGATAATCCCCAGAAGATaactatatttttatgaaattcaaaagtAAAACTTGAAGAAACTCTTAGGAAAAACGTCACAACAAAATTCTAAAAGTGCCAAATGTCAAATATCTTGCTACGTACCTTTATGAGAAAcggtcttctttttttttacatatatgtaATAACGTCTATGATTATCAAATAATGATAACGTTTATGAAACGGTCATTAGTCATTTACTGGTATACTAGCCGTTATGCATTGCAAATTGGCATATGTAGTTAGAGAAACCAAGTAAACAACGATTAGCTAACGTCTAAGCATAAGTGGACATGAGTATGTGGGACCACTTGATTGACCCATTTTGGAGGGACGACCATACCAAAGTGAAATTAGGGAACCAATGAAATAATGTCAATTTGTCTTTTGACAACACAGTTCAATGAGAAAATTGCtgaaaatacaagaaaaaaggaCTTGATAGATAAAGTTATGGACAAATGTAGAAAGGATATCCAACACATAACATGTACATTTCACACGATGTTGTTTCAATGAAAATAACACTAATGTCATCTACTActacaattaataataattaataactagaGAAATGTTCTTGTACTTTACACggagaacaaaagaaaaatgttccAATCAGTACGTAATTCCATTTTTCAatgcaaataaaagaaattatgatgTGGAATAAAGCATAAAGTGTTGGAATCTGTCCAATTCCTGAgctaattttaatatatgttgagataatataatatatagaagtcatgaataaaaaaaatattagattcgATTTTGATGGATtacttcattaatttattttatacttcaCTTAATTGggcattattaatttgttaagaaACTCTTTAAtaacaatttcaaaatattttgtttgatgaCACGATAATACATGAGTAACTTATAATAAAATCTTTTGCACCGAAGTCAATTGAAATAAAACTCGAAGATATTTTATATagatattttaagatttttctcaagaaaagacatctttggattttttttttcttttcagaattggatattttctaacattattatttatattataatatagtaattataattctgaagataataaatataatagtgTTAGAAAATATTTCACAAGAGCTTaatgaaaattatgaaaatagtttttgtcttttttataaaCTCTTACGTATATATATGAACTCTGGCATCATACTTACAAAATACAAATCTACTCCTATATAATAAATGTAAATCATTatcttgattttaattaataattttttttaattcattttactttcttattttttataagttgatTCTATTCAAACTCGGTCATAGTAACAATTGAATATTATGAGATTCTAGGCATGCATGtcttccaaaaattatatgtcaaCTTATATATCAACCTCTAATAGAGTAAAAGTAGGAGCAGTTTAACAAGGAAAGGTATGCATATTAGGGCGTAATCCTAATTTAAGAATGGTTTAATAAAAGAcgaaagttttaaaatatacagATCAGTTGTTTCTAATATATTTCGTAAGACCATTAACCATAAAATATAACCTGGACATTATTTTCTCACCTCcattttatttatatcaacGTATCAGAATTGCAACATTAATCAATAAAAGTGAAACGCTAGCTcccctcttttttcttcttctttttgctgattttttgttaatttgagACTTGCACTTGCTAGTTATATACATTATACAACTTTGTTAATTCTTCGCACCCTTGTTACCAAGCCAGGTCAAGTCTTATCATCATGCAGTGCACGACAACAACGCGGGAAGCAAGTTGCTCCACGCAACCAAAAGAAAACTATAAATATCTCTGCAAAAATGTTTTCTAGTAACGAAGTTGTCTTGAtttataaacaaacaaaatcaattatacaaaattaatattggATTGTGGGATTTTGTGTATAGATAAATTCAATTATACAAAGGTGAGATTTGCTGGAAATATCACATTACTTTTCGTGTTTGCAAGGGAATAGtacctttcatttttctttgcatACATACGTACGTATATAATCAAtaagtaagaaaatatttaaatatgtttctgGATCTTAAACAATTTTATGTACATGTacagtttttattatttctattaattatttttattttattaaacaatgacatttttttcatttatcataTCACACCATCACttaatagaataataataataatataatttaaaatataaacaataaagtGAAAAACTTTATCTATGCTTTAATAATTGATCCTAAATCTGGATAAATGATGAGAATTGTATTAAGCCCTAAACAAACATAAATCTCTATAAAGTGAAAGgtcaaaataataaagaaaaataggaactaaaattaaaatcattttttcagcatctaaaaacatttaagagaaatattacaaacataatttaatgtGATTTGATCCAATTCATTTACCAACctctatattattataaatttccaCTCTcattaaatattagaatatcttttgttataatttttttataaaacatgacgttatcattatttaatatttgtatttttacaattatcaaattattaatcattttaaaatttatttttatattaatagtcTTTATCCGCAAATCTCAACTTTAATTACTAACGGGAGGTATATATATGTCTAATTTGTCTTAAAAATATGTATCAGATTATATACGAGGAgtctatataattttaatctaataattgtaatttaatacttttattattattcacaaTAATAACTCGTAAGATATGCTCCCTGCAGTAATGTATCGCAAGTTTAAatactcattttttaaaaatgggataaaaatcatatttacttTCTTTCTCATGTGGCTATGATTCTTTCTAATTAATTCGTGACAAATGATATATGGTATTCGATCTTATTCTATATCAAATCGAATTGATAGAGTTAGTTATTCAATAAGAGAAGACTTTTATATCTCCCTTCATCTTTAACAAGCTTTTAAATCTTTGATACAATTTCTAAAACTAGTTAATTATCTATGATACAACGGAAACTAAAAATCGGGAACAAGATTGGTGgaattttttaatgattgaGACCAAAGTGTTGGATTGAGAAATGTGACAAAAGCAGAGTTCATAATAAAGTGATATAGTAATTGTTTAGGGTTCAACGGTTCAACCTATTCATGGGCCAGCAAAACATCCTTGTCTTTGAAGCATCCAAAGCATCCCAATATTCTATATATAAACAACAGCTCATACTCTTATTCTTTGTGTCCAAATTACATAatagagaaagagggagagatgATGGAggacaagaacaagaagaagaagaagaagaggagcaAGTTGTGGTTGAAGAAGGTGTCGTGGCCGTTTCGGTGGAAACGACTGGATCTTCAAACGACCATCATGGACACCGTCGTTTTCAAGGTACTCTACGCGGCTGAGGCTGTAGTTCTTGTCTCCACCCTCTGCTTCTTCTACCTTTGTTGTGGCTGCCACTTCtgaatcaccaccaccacccttTGGCTTCTTCCATCAGAAAAAGATGATTTAGCTAATTTCACCttacaaaataagtttttttttttttagtttcttctccaataaatatttatagaaaaaattctCCTGATATTGTTATTTCATTCATTCTTTTTCATTATTACTTTGCTTcaattgtatttatttacagGTTTCTGATTAGTAAATGCACAGAAATTAAGCTTGCAAAGTTGCCATGACATATTTTCTGCTCAATTTCTTCTTGACATTCCCATCTTGCtctgttttataatttgaaagctTAGTTTTCACACCAAATTGGAAGATACGAGATGATGAATGATCATATATGTAGTTTGATATATTTTCACGTTTATAGGTTGGAATGAATAATTTGAAGAGCATAAACTATGAATTCTGGAGAACAAATTTCCCTACCATTACATTTTTTGTCTCTTCCTCGTACTTTTCTTTCCCATTGTAAAAATAGTATGAGAAACTGTTTGGTGAACAAATATGCTGGAGAGATTTGACtgcttcatttattattatttattgggAGAAGAGGACTGGTTTCTATATTTGTAAATGCAAAAATTACCACTTCGAGTGAAATTACATTGTGGAACTACCAATTTTACGAGAAAAATAAGTGTTCTTTCGGTGATGAATTGTAATTGCAATATCTATATTAATATTcaaactataattttattttgttttaaatgtcGGGTGAAATGAATGGAAATCAATTACTTggctatttaaaataatatgtgaTCAGTGTGCTCGTAGTGATATGAATTCGTCGgagtaaaagagaaagagaagacaATCGTGCTTgtatttcattgaaaataagttaaatttaaaattataaataaaaatctaatttttttaaaagggaaAAGTATATTGATATTATAAGTAGAAGAGGTATTACAACTGTTCTGTACAAGACTACAAGGTGTACAATATAACAACATGCCAAAACAAAAAAGCAGAGCCAAACAATATCCCTTTTTAGTACCTCaaccaaaaaaattactcttttataaAACATCCAGTTTCATGACACAACCTTAATGTGTGCTATCAAGTCCATAGCAGTGAAGGATTTATTTTTGAAGATAATA is a window from the Glycine max cultivar Williams 82 chromosome 2, Glycine_max_v4.0, whole genome shotgun sequence genome containing:
- the LOC100778982 gene encoding cellulose synthase-like protein D4; the protein is MSSINRQSSKKSGRNSGGSTSQGSQSSGGPSVKFARRTSSGRYVSLSRDEIDVSSDLSGDYMNYTVHIPPTPDNQPMDSSVAMKAEEQYVSNSLFTGGFNSVTRAHLMDKVIDSEVTHPQMAGSKGSLCSICDGRVMRDERGRDVTPCECRYKICRDCFIDAQKESGMCPGCKEPYKVGEYEEDLTDQYSNNGALPLPAPNGSKRNPNNMSVMKRNQNGEFDHNKWLFETQGTYGVGNAYWPQDDMYGDDALKAGMLDPEKPWKPLSRVTPIPSGIISPYRLLILVRFVVLIFFLHWRVVNPNKDAVWLWIMSITCEIWFGFSWILDQVPKLCPVNRSTDLAVLHEKFDSPSPSNPTGRSDLPGMDLFVSTADPEKEPPLTTANTILSILAVDYPVEKLACYISDDGGALLTFEAMAEAASFADLWVPFCRKHNIEPRNPESYFSLKVDPTKNKSRTDFVKDRRRVKREYDEFKVRINGLPDSIRRRSDAFNAREEMKMMKHMKESGADPSEPVKVLKSTWMADGTHWPGTWATPSSEHAKGDHAGILQVMLKPPSPDPLFGSADDDKILDFTEVDTRLPMFVYVSREKRPGYDHNKKAGAMNALVRASAILSNGPFILNLDCDHYIYNCKAVREGMCFMMDRGGEDICYIQFPQRFEGIDPSDRYANHNTVFFDGNMRALDGLQGPMYVGTGCMFRRFALYGFDPPFADKDSDNKDGKKIEGSETPAMNASEFDPNLDVNLLPKRFGNSTMLAESIPVAEFQGRPLADHPAIKFGRPLGVLRAPREPLDATTVAEAVSVISCWYEDKTEWGDRVGWIYGSVTEDVVTGYRMHNRGWRSVYCITKRDAFRGSAPINLTDRLHQVLRWATGSVEIFFSKNNAFLASKRLKILQRLSYLNVGIYPFTSLFLVVYCFLPALSLFSGSFIVETLSIAFLIYLLIITVCLVMLAILEVKWSGVELEQWWRNEQFWLISGTSAHLAAVVQGLLKVMAGIEISFTLTSKSAGEDEDDMFADLYIVKWSSLMVPPIVIAMTNIIAIAVAFSRTIYSANPQWSKFIGGAFFSFWVLAHLYPFAKGLMGRRGKTPTIVFVWSGLIAITLSLLWVSISPPQGADGQGVGGDFQFP